A stretch of the Synechocystis sp. PCC 7338 genome encodes the following:
- a CDS encoding cupin domain-containing protein, translated as MKFIPSLFALATVIVCQPRVFAFEPAETIKVDTILKTETSWDGQPLAYPEGQAEITGMIIEIAPGAETGWHSHPVPSFGVLMEGELEVTLLDGQKKLIKTGEAIAEVVNTVHNGRNVGDGPVKILVFYAGAKDLPITVKEQNN; from the coding sequence ATGAAGTTTATCCCCAGCTTGTTTGCCCTGGCCACAGTCATTGTTTGTCAGCCCCGGGTTTTTGCTTTTGAGCCAGCGGAAACTATTAAAGTCGACACCATCCTCAAAACCGAAACTAGTTGGGATGGTCAACCCCTGGCTTATCCGGAAGGACAGGCGGAAATCACCGGCATGATCATCGAAATTGCCCCCGGGGCCGAAACTGGTTGGCATTCCCATCCGGTACCCTCCTTTGGGGTGCTTATGGAAGGAGAATTGGAAGTTACCCTCCTGGATGGTCAAAAAAAGTTAATTAAAACGGGGGAAGCCATTGCTGAGGTGGTCAATACAGTACACAATGGCCGCAACGTTGGTGACGGCCCTGTCAAGATTCTGGTGTTCTATGCGGGAGCAAAGGATTTACCCATAACGGTGAAAGAGCAGAATAATTAA